In Eleginops maclovinus isolate JMC-PN-2008 ecotype Puerto Natales chromosome 10, JC_Emac_rtc_rv5, whole genome shotgun sequence, the following proteins share a genomic window:
- the tdrd1 gene encoding tudor domain-containing protein 1 isoform X3, protein MHGSFPSNCVRPNLPLRKPSSSPLASFAPRPRPLTAIGDGPTNSPVSDRSAVLGSIESALMSNCNICGHKGGLRCKRCKKTPYCSVTCQAKDWMAHRHTCKSIDPEPAKEKTAALPVTGDRASMIESKHCDASSLQRVYIKDLHVRKIIKGTDIQATVVEFFSPGRFFILAQSPELLEALQSISQELQKTYSCPSVTTYVPHAGEVCAVKFSFDMKWYRGLVQTLAADQKTAYILYIDFGNEENVPVDRIKPLAANIQPFCPCAMECRIAGVVPWIDKWSAECCMSVKQLLAGKTFTVKLVETLEKGRVYAVDILLSMGKKFSTFLLEHRYAAEETVNEKPTPQEITAMVSASLENFRCRSDGKDDNTWAQSPEPLTQAVGDSFSVVVTHLQSPDEIIVQKVQNAGVIQDLQLKLREHCSQPLASQNFRPAPGTVCGAQFSGLTQDKQWYRAKVLAYSSEERVCVGYLDFGNSEEVDLGHLRPISAPLLALPMQAVRCGLAGVQPVGEVWSEECLLGLQRSISNRILRVEIQIAQKGKALVAMIDEASDPQANVAELLTAAGFAEPTPLPPASSDQQPEQTAAAEPHVPPPACEPLVWSCAELPCDGQTVALLASMLGNPLEFYCRIDNLTGHQRLVELGAQLKEHCETQASPFEPKVGEPCCAMFPGNGEWRRVLVNELSDGVSVHFVDHGHSMKVEKKRVRSIKPQLLTLPFQAIRCWLTGVEPLGSEWSGESVLCLQNLVGGVPLSARVFSRTEQGYGVELESRGINVAAALISAQLAKVPGGIPKETTSGSGPQEKMQEHEQSQINEQASNPTGAKEMPAEGPTAMPSEVPPFPVDWKTVELPLNISFQPCFAAISSPSLFYLLDPNQVAPQKLQEVMMQLAAYCSNIQASSSSTVLSRPAAGAVCCAKFTADNNWYRAVALEVGENEMGVIYADYGNTEKVPFSRILPIPTRLLQLPFQITRCTLSGKERFPAEFPEEIQQLFHSLLLSGVLATVQSFNGSANVLSLSQPPETGGGDLTTMLLDALQAQAKSHPSLTQKADQTNSSTSSANTTIAPAGLLPTPDPVAPQAVENTPAKPDLTMTPRSAPQSPPQKKNASAASVIGALTDPVQNIIQMEPPCKTSKTNDSQGCCCLNLTTKVDHLEQLVQLQLSLIMQLVGNTK, encoded by the exons ATGCACGGCTCATTTCCTTCAAACTGTGTTCGACCTAACCTGCCTCTGAGGAAGCCATCATCGAGCCCCTTGGCTTCTTTCGCCCCGAGGCCTCGCCCTCTGACCGCCATTGGAGACG gccCTACAAATTCACCAGTCAGCGATCGATCTGCA GTGTTAGGATCTATAGAGTCTGCACTGATGTCCAACTGCAACATCTGTGGTCACAAAG GAGGTTTACGATGCAAGCGCTGCAAGAAGACGCCCTACTGCTCTGTGACATGTCAGGCAAAAGACTGGatggcacacagacacacgtgCAAGTCCATTGATCCAGAACCTGCAAA AGAGAAAACTGCAGCTTTGCCAGTGACTGGAGACAGAGCTAGTATGATTGAGTCTAAG CACTGTGATGCATCCAGCCTCCAGAGGGTCTATATAAAGGACTTGCATGTGAGAAAAATTATAAAGGGAACAGACATCCAG GCAACTGTTGTAGAGTTCTTCAGCCCTGGCAGGTTTTTCATCCTTGCCCAAAGTCCTGAGCTGCTGGAAGCTCTTCAAAGCATCAGCCAGGAACTTCAGAAAACATACAGCTGCCCATCAGTGACAACATACGTACCGCACGCTGGAGAGGTCTGCGCGGTTAAATTCTCTTTTGACATG aagTGGTACCGAGGCCTTGTCCAGACTTTGGCTGCTGACCAGAAGACGGCTTACATCCTTTACATTGACTTTGGCAATGAAGAGAATGTCCCTGTGGACAGGATCAAGCCTCTGGCAGCTAATATTCAGCCATTTTGTCCATGT GCAATGGAGTGCCGTATTGCAGGGGTGGTGCCTTGGATTGACAAGTGGTCAGCCGAGTGCTGTATGTCAGTGAAACAGCTCTTGGCTGGTAAGACTTTCACAGTTAAGCTGGTGGAAACCCTGGAAAAAGGTCGCGTTTATGCTGTGGATATCCTGCTTTCCATGG GAAAGAAGTTCAGCACATTCCTCCTGGAGCATAGATATGCAGCAGAGGAAACGGTCAACGAAAAACCAACTCCGCAAGAAATAA CCGCCATGGTGAGTGCATCCTTGGAGAACTTCAGGTGTCGCTCCGATGGGAAGGATGACAACACCTGGGCCCAGTCCCCAGAGCCCCTCACCCAGGCGGTGGGCGACTCCTTCTCTGTTGTGGTCACCCACCTCCAGTCGCCCGATGAAATCATCGTGCAGAAGGTGCAGAACGCTG GAGTCATTCAGGACTTGCAGCTGAAGCTGAGGGAGCACTGCAGCCAGCCCCTGGCCTCCCAGAACTTTAGGCCAGCCCCCGGCACAGTTTGCGGTGCCCAGTTCTCAGGTTTAACAC AGGACAAGCAGTGGTACAGGGCCAAAGTTCTGGCCTATTCATCAGAGGAGCGCGTCTGTGTGGGCTACCTTGATTTTGgcaactctgaggaggtggattTAGGCCACCTGCGGCCTATCAGCGCTCCACTGCTGGCCCTGCCCATGCAAGCTGTGCGGTGTGGTCTGGCAG GGGTGCAGCCTGTGGGGGAGGTCTGGTCAGAGGAGTGCCTGCTGGGTCTGCAGCGAAGTATATCCAATCGGATACTGCGCGTGGAAATCCAGATAGCACAAAAGGGCAAAGCTTTGGTGGCCATGATTGATGAGGCCAGTGATCCTCAGGCCAATGTCGCCGAGCTGCTGACCGCTGCCGGCTTCGCTGAACctactcctcttcctccagccaGCAGCGACCAGCAGCCTGAGCAGACCGCTGCTGCAGAACCACACG TGCCCCCCCCAGCCTGTGAGCCTCTGGTGTGGTCGTGTGCTGAGCTTCCCTGTGACGGCCAGACAGTGGCGCTGCTAGCCAGCATGCTGGGAAACCCTCTGGAGTTTTACTGTCGCATCGACAATCTCACAG GCCATCAGCGACTGGTAGAGCTGGGCGCTCAATTGAAAGAGCACTGTGAGACGCAAGCCTCCCCTTTTGAGCCCAAAGTGGGGGAGCCCTGTTGTGCCATGTTTCCTG GTAATGGAGAGTGGCGTCGGGTTTTGGTAAATGAGCTGTCTGACGGAGTGTCTGTACATTTTGTGGACCACGGTCATAGCATGAAAGTGGAAAAGAAACGCGTTCGATCCATTAAACCTCAACTCCTGACTCTGCCCTTTCAGGCAATTCGCTGCTGgctcacag GTGTGGAGCCCCTGGGATCTGAGTGGAGCGGTGAATCTGTGCTGTGCTTACAGAATCTGGTGGGCGGCGTGCCGCTCTCTGCACGGGTCTTCTCTCGCACTGAACAAGGCTACGGAGTGGAGCTGGAGAGCAGAGGGATCAATGTGGCCGCTGCTCTCATCTCTGCGCAACTAGCCAAAGTTCCTGGAGGGATTCCCAAAGAGACGACCTCAGGCTCTGGACCCCAAGAGAAAATGCAGGAACATGAACAGAGCCAAATAAATGAGCAAGCCTCCAATCCGACAGGAGCCAAAGAGATGCCAGCTGAGGGGCCAACTGCAATGCCGTCAGAGG TCCCACCTTTCCCAGTTGACTGGAAGACCGTGGAGCTGCCTCTAAACATCAGCTTTCAGCCCTGCTTTGCAGCCATCAGCAGTCCTTCCCTCTTCTACCTGCTCGACCCCAACCAGG TGGCCCCGCAGAAGCTTCAGGAGGTGATGATGCAGCTGGCCGCGTACTGCAGCAACATCCAggcctcctcatcctccacgGTCCTGAGCAGACCCGCGGCTGGAGCAGTCTGCTGCGCCAAGTTCACTG CTGACAATAACTGGTACCGTGCGGTGGCCCTGGAGGTCGGTGAGAATGAGATGGGGGTCATCTACGCAGATTACGGTAACACTGAGAAGGTGCCTTTCTCCCGTATCCTGCCCATCCCGACACGcctgctgcagctgcccttTCAGATCACTCGCTGCACCCTCAGTG GAAAGGAGCGCTTCCCTGCAGAGTTTCCAGAGGAAATACAGCAGTTGTTTCACAGCCTGCTGTTGAGCGGCGTCCTCGCCACAGTCCAGTCCTTCAACGGCTCTGCTAACGTGCTCTCTCTGAGCCAGCCCCCTGAGACAGGCGGGGGGGATCTCACCACCATGCTCCTGGATGCACTGCAGGCCCAGGCTAAGAGTCACCCATCTCTCACTCAGAAGGCTGACCAAACTAACAGCAGCACATCTTCTGCCAACACTACAATCGCACCTGCCGGCCTCCTGCCCACACCAGATCCTGTTGCCCCACAGGCCGTGGAAAATACACCAGCTAAACCCGACCTAACCATGACCCCAAGGTCGGCCCCCCAAAGTCCTCCGCAGAAGAAAAACGCTTCAGCAGCATCAGTCATTGGTGCTTTAA CAGATCCAGTTCAGAACATCATACAAATGGAGCCTCCATGCAAAACCTCAAAAACCAACG ATTCTCAAGGCTGCTGCTGTCTGAACCTGACGACTAAG GTCGACCACCTGGAACAGTTggtgcagctgcagctttctctcATCATGCAGTTGGTGGGAAACACAAAATAG
- the tdrd1 gene encoding tudor domain-containing protein 1 isoform X5, producing the protein MSNCNICGHKGGLRCKRCKKTPYCSVTCQAKDWMAHRHTCKSIDPEPAKEKTAALPVTGDRASMIESKHCDASSLQRVYIKDLHVRKIIKGTDIQATVVEFFSPGRFFILAQSPELLEALQSISQELQKTYSCPSVTTYVPHAGEVCAVKFSFDMKWYRGLVQTLAADQKTAYILYIDFGNEENVPVDRIKPLAANIQPFCPCAMECRIAGVVPWIDKWSAECCMSVKQLLAGKTFTVKLVETLEKGRVYAVDILLSMGKKFSTFLLEHRYAAEETVNEKPTPQEITAMVSASLENFRCRSDGKDDNTWAQSPEPLTQAVGDSFSVVVTHLQSPDEIIVQKVQNAGVIQDLQLKLREHCSQPLASQNFRPAPGTVCGAQFSGLTQDKQWYRAKVLAYSSEERVCVGYLDFGNSEEVDLGHLRPISAPLLALPMQAVRCGLAGVQPVGEVWSEECLLGLQRSISNRILRVEIQIAQKGKALVAMIDEASDPQANVAELLTAAGFAEPTPLPPASSDQQPEQTAAAEPHVPPPACEPLVWSCAELPCDGQTVALLASMLGNPLEFYCRIDNLTGHQRLVELGAQLKEHCETQASPFEPKVGEPCCAMFPGNGEWRRVLVNELSDGVSVHFVDHGHSMKVEKKRVRSIKPQLLTLPFQAIRCWLTGVEPLGSEWSGESVLCLQNLVGGVPLSARVFSRTEQGYGVELESRGINVAAALISAQLAKVPGGIPKETTSGSGPQEKMQEHEQSQINEQASNPTGAKEMPAEGPTAMPSEVPPFPVDWKTVELPLNISFQPCFAAISSPSLFYLLDPNQVAPQKLQEVMMQLAAYCSNIQASSSSTVLSRPAAGAVCCAKFTADNNWYRAVALEVGENEMGVIYADYGNTEKVPFSRILPIPTRLLQLPFQITRCTLSGKERFPAEFPEEIQQLFHSLLLSGVLATVQSFNGSANVLSLSQPPETGGGDLTTMLLDALQAQAKSHPSLTQKADQTNSSTSSANTTIAPAGLLPTPDPVAPQAVENTPAKPDLTMTPRSAPQSPPQKKNASAASVIGALSAYLGSKYCTDYLADPVQNIIQMEPPCKTSKTNDSQGCCCLNLTTKVDHLEQLVQLQLSLIMQLVGNTK; encoded by the exons ATGTCCAACTGCAACATCTGTGGTCACAAAG GAGGTTTACGATGCAAGCGCTGCAAGAAGACGCCCTACTGCTCTGTGACATGTCAGGCAAAAGACTGGatggcacacagacacacgtgCAAGTCCATTGATCCAGAACCTGCAAA AGAGAAAACTGCAGCTTTGCCAGTGACTGGAGACAGAGCTAGTATGATTGAGTCTAAG CACTGTGATGCATCCAGCCTCCAGAGGGTCTATATAAAGGACTTGCATGTGAGAAAAATTATAAAGGGAACAGACATCCAG GCAACTGTTGTAGAGTTCTTCAGCCCTGGCAGGTTTTTCATCCTTGCCCAAAGTCCTGAGCTGCTGGAAGCTCTTCAAAGCATCAGCCAGGAACTTCAGAAAACATACAGCTGCCCATCAGTGACAACATACGTACCGCACGCTGGAGAGGTCTGCGCGGTTAAATTCTCTTTTGACATG aagTGGTACCGAGGCCTTGTCCAGACTTTGGCTGCTGACCAGAAGACGGCTTACATCCTTTACATTGACTTTGGCAATGAAGAGAATGTCCCTGTGGACAGGATCAAGCCTCTGGCAGCTAATATTCAGCCATTTTGTCCATGT GCAATGGAGTGCCGTATTGCAGGGGTGGTGCCTTGGATTGACAAGTGGTCAGCCGAGTGCTGTATGTCAGTGAAACAGCTCTTGGCTGGTAAGACTTTCACAGTTAAGCTGGTGGAAACCCTGGAAAAAGGTCGCGTTTATGCTGTGGATATCCTGCTTTCCATGG GAAAGAAGTTCAGCACATTCCTCCTGGAGCATAGATATGCAGCAGAGGAAACGGTCAACGAAAAACCAACTCCGCAAGAAATAA CCGCCATGGTGAGTGCATCCTTGGAGAACTTCAGGTGTCGCTCCGATGGGAAGGATGACAACACCTGGGCCCAGTCCCCAGAGCCCCTCACCCAGGCGGTGGGCGACTCCTTCTCTGTTGTGGTCACCCACCTCCAGTCGCCCGATGAAATCATCGTGCAGAAGGTGCAGAACGCTG GAGTCATTCAGGACTTGCAGCTGAAGCTGAGGGAGCACTGCAGCCAGCCCCTGGCCTCCCAGAACTTTAGGCCAGCCCCCGGCACAGTTTGCGGTGCCCAGTTCTCAGGTTTAACAC AGGACAAGCAGTGGTACAGGGCCAAAGTTCTGGCCTATTCATCAGAGGAGCGCGTCTGTGTGGGCTACCTTGATTTTGgcaactctgaggaggtggattTAGGCCACCTGCGGCCTATCAGCGCTCCACTGCTGGCCCTGCCCATGCAAGCTGTGCGGTGTGGTCTGGCAG GGGTGCAGCCTGTGGGGGAGGTCTGGTCAGAGGAGTGCCTGCTGGGTCTGCAGCGAAGTATATCCAATCGGATACTGCGCGTGGAAATCCAGATAGCACAAAAGGGCAAAGCTTTGGTGGCCATGATTGATGAGGCCAGTGATCCTCAGGCCAATGTCGCCGAGCTGCTGACCGCTGCCGGCTTCGCTGAACctactcctcttcctccagccaGCAGCGACCAGCAGCCTGAGCAGACCGCTGCTGCAGAACCACACG TGCCCCCCCCAGCCTGTGAGCCTCTGGTGTGGTCGTGTGCTGAGCTTCCCTGTGACGGCCAGACAGTGGCGCTGCTAGCCAGCATGCTGGGAAACCCTCTGGAGTTTTACTGTCGCATCGACAATCTCACAG GCCATCAGCGACTGGTAGAGCTGGGCGCTCAATTGAAAGAGCACTGTGAGACGCAAGCCTCCCCTTTTGAGCCCAAAGTGGGGGAGCCCTGTTGTGCCATGTTTCCTG GTAATGGAGAGTGGCGTCGGGTTTTGGTAAATGAGCTGTCTGACGGAGTGTCTGTACATTTTGTGGACCACGGTCATAGCATGAAAGTGGAAAAGAAACGCGTTCGATCCATTAAACCTCAACTCCTGACTCTGCCCTTTCAGGCAATTCGCTGCTGgctcacag GTGTGGAGCCCCTGGGATCTGAGTGGAGCGGTGAATCTGTGCTGTGCTTACAGAATCTGGTGGGCGGCGTGCCGCTCTCTGCACGGGTCTTCTCTCGCACTGAACAAGGCTACGGAGTGGAGCTGGAGAGCAGAGGGATCAATGTGGCCGCTGCTCTCATCTCTGCGCAACTAGCCAAAGTTCCTGGAGGGATTCCCAAAGAGACGACCTCAGGCTCTGGACCCCAAGAGAAAATGCAGGAACATGAACAGAGCCAAATAAATGAGCAAGCCTCCAATCCGACAGGAGCCAAAGAGATGCCAGCTGAGGGGCCAACTGCAATGCCGTCAGAGG TCCCACCTTTCCCAGTTGACTGGAAGACCGTGGAGCTGCCTCTAAACATCAGCTTTCAGCCCTGCTTTGCAGCCATCAGCAGTCCTTCCCTCTTCTACCTGCTCGACCCCAACCAGG TGGCCCCGCAGAAGCTTCAGGAGGTGATGATGCAGCTGGCCGCGTACTGCAGCAACATCCAggcctcctcatcctccacgGTCCTGAGCAGACCCGCGGCTGGAGCAGTCTGCTGCGCCAAGTTCACTG CTGACAATAACTGGTACCGTGCGGTGGCCCTGGAGGTCGGTGAGAATGAGATGGGGGTCATCTACGCAGATTACGGTAACACTGAGAAGGTGCCTTTCTCCCGTATCCTGCCCATCCCGACACGcctgctgcagctgcccttTCAGATCACTCGCTGCACCCTCAGTG GAAAGGAGCGCTTCCCTGCAGAGTTTCCAGAGGAAATACAGCAGTTGTTTCACAGCCTGCTGTTGAGCGGCGTCCTCGCCACAGTCCAGTCCTTCAACGGCTCTGCTAACGTGCTCTCTCTGAGCCAGCCCCCTGAGACAGGCGGGGGGGATCTCACCACCATGCTCCTGGATGCACTGCAGGCCCAGGCTAAGAGTCACCCATCTCTCACTCAGAAGGCTGACCAAACTAACAGCAGCACATCTTCTGCCAACACTACAATCGCACCTGCCGGCCTCCTGCCCACACCAGATCCTGTTGCCCCACAGGCCGTGGAAAATACACCAGCTAAACCCGACCTAACCATGACCCCAAGGTCGGCCCCCCAAAGTCCTCCGCAGAAGAAAAACGCTTCAGCAGCATCAGTCATTGGTGCTTTAAGTGCGTACCTGGGTTCAAAATACTGCACTGATTACTTGG CAGATCCAGTTCAGAACATCATACAAATGGAGCCTCCATGCAAAACCTCAAAAACCAACG ATTCTCAAGGCTGCTGCTGTCTGAACCTGACGACTAAG GTCGACCACCTGGAACAGTTggtgcagctgcagctttctctcATCATGCAGTTGGTGGGAAACACAAAATAG